A genomic region of Magnolia sinica isolate HGM2019 chromosome 6, MsV1, whole genome shotgun sequence contains the following coding sequences:
- the LOC131249085 gene encoding brassinosteroid-responsive RING protein 1-like produces MGFFTSCSDLPLRRFILHAFYVLGFLRNLIFSLFRLLGLTHLLEYEVPDASDRIRLPGFQSVSAMLIRQILPLVRFGDLYAEKVMDECVICLCEFEEDDEIRRLRNCEHVFHGSCLDRWMDCDKQTCPLCRSHLVPEEMREEFKAKLWAAEEALYLDGEDPSASQDVDLL; encoded by the coding sequence ATGGGCTTTTTTACTTCCTGTTCCGACCTTCCTCTTCGCAGATTCATTCTACATGCGTTTTACGTTCTTGGGTTCCTCAGAAATCTCATCTTCTCCCTTTTCAGGCTTCTGGGCCTGACCCATCTCCTCGAATACGAAGTTCCAGACGCGTCTGATCGTATCCGATTGCCTGGGTTCCAGTCCGTGTCGGCAATGCTCATCCGTCAGATCTTGCCTTTGGTCCGTTTTGGGGATTTGTATGCGGAGAAGGTGATGGATGAGTGTGTGATTTGCCTGTGTGAGTTTGAGGAGGACGACGAGATCCGACGGTTGAGGAACTGCGAGCACGTGTTCCATGGGAGctgtttggaccgttggatggactGCGACAAGCAGACGTGCCCATTGTGTAGAAGTCATTTGGTTCCAGAAGAGATGAGGGAGGAATTCAAGGCGAAGCTTTGGGCAGCAGAGGAAGCTCTGtatttggatggtgaggatccgTCCGCCTCGCAGGACGTCGATTTGTTATAA
- the LOC131249090 gene encoding BTB/POZ domain-containing protein At1g63850, whose product MAASAHLKTQTQQPKPKRRKRRETTISTSASSDKRDPPTVVSTESAWCCAVSAPSKPSPPPPPPPPPPPPTRTRTPALPESEPVSVTVTVNSPSPSPFTIRVSPGRISPVMDSTSSSSAYAPYPASYTKFNTALNAGLLNPMSPPPPVPLDKTRSSPTLFEMMANEQDCHLRNPIPSAAAHPPAGRTPASTQDKQLLLQERVVEILGSCSPGNQFNDPVSSDVRLTLSSKDGLTVSLNVHRPILTAHSRSFATRLKQQRTPLPYPIEIPDCDDIEVYMETLRLMYCKDIRKRLMKEDVPKVLAILKVSAAIGFDAGVLSCLEYLEAAPWAEDEEEKVAALLSQLHLESAGEVLKRVSVEVPVAEEGNEEVLLRLLQVVLQGKDEKARRDMKGLVSKMLRENASAQSDLSKESLYSACDGCLGLLRSNFLAVANEAVGFGDVGQIARQADNLHWILDIMIDRQIADEFLKSWAGQAELSEVHSKVPAIQRYEVSRVTARLFVGIGKGQILVSKEIRCLLLRTWLEPFYDDFGWMRRACKGLDRHLIEDGLSNTILTLPLSWQQDILLSWFDRFLNSGEDCPNIQRAFEVWWRRAFWRRSGEAELPRQLRIVTTCENS is encoded by the exons ATGGCAGCATCGGCTCATCTAAAAACCCAAACGCAGCAGCCGAAGCCCAAACGTCGCAAGCGCCGCGAGACTACCATTTCCACCTCCGCCTCTTCGGATAAGCGCGACCCCCCAACCGTCGTGTCTACTGAAAGTGCGTGGTGCTGCGCCGTTTCCGCCCCTTCAAAACCctcccctcctcctcctcctcctcctcctccccctCCTCCGACCCGAACCCGCACGCCTGCCCTACCCGAATCCGAACCTGTATCCGTCACCGTCACTGTCAACTCCCCATCGCCGTCACCTTTCACGATCAGAGTCTCCCCCGGTAGGATCTCTCCTGTCATGGACTCCACCTCATCTTCTTCTGCTTACGCTCCGTATCCCGCGAGCTACACGAAATTTAACACCGCCCTCAACGCTGGGCTCTTGAATCCCATGTCGCCGCCGCCTCCGGTGCCGCTCGACAAGACTCGATCGAGCCCGACCCTATTCGAGATGATGGCCAACGAGCAGGACTGCCACCTCAGGAACCCAATTCCGTCGGCGGCTGCTCATCCCCCCGCCGGAAGGACGCCTGCCTCGACGCAGGACAAGCAGCTGCTGCTGCAGGAGCGGGTGGTGGAGATCTTGGGCAGCTGCAGCCCTGGGAACCAGTTCAATGACCCTGTGTCGAGCGACGTCAGGCTCACCCTCAGCTCCAAGGACGGGCTGACCGTGTCGTTGAATGTCCACCGTCCGATCCTCACGGCCCACAGCCGGTCCTTCGCCACCAGGCTCAAGCAGCAGCGGACGCCATTGCCGTATCCTATCGAGATCCCCGACTGTGATGACATTGAGGTCTATATGGAGACGCTGAGGCTCATGTACTGTAAGGACATTCGGAAGCGGCTCATGAAAGAAGATGTCCCCAAAGTCCTCGCCATTTTGAAG GTTTCTGCTGCCATTGGATTCGATGCTGGGGTTTTGTCGTGTTTGGAGTATTTGGAAGCGGCTCCTTGGGCGGAAGATGAGGAGGAGAAGGTTGCTGCACTGCTCTCACAACTGCATCTCGAGAGTGCTGGAGAAGTCCTGAAGAGGGTCTCTGTGGAAGTCCCTGTTGCTGAAGAAGGCAATGAGGAAGTCCTGCTACGGCTTTTACAGGTGGTTCTGCAGGGGAAAGATGAGAAGGCCAGGCGAGATATGAAAGGGCTGGTTTCGAAAATGCTGAGAGAAAATGCCTCTGCTCAGAGTGATCTGAGCAAGGAGTCTCTGTATTCTGCGTGCGATGGGTGTCTAGGACTGCTCAGGTCGAATTTCCTTGCGGTTGCTAATGAGGCTGTTGGTTTTGGTGATGTGGGTCAGATTGCCCGGCAAGCAGACAATTTGCACTGGATTCTGGATATTATGATTGACCGTCAAATTGCAGATGAGTTCTTGAAGTCATGGGCAGGCCAGGCCGAGCTCTCGGAAGTGCATTCAAAGGTCCCGGCAATTCAACGGTACGAAGTGAGCAGGGTGACCGCCCGTCTATTTGTCGGGATTGGGAAAGGGCAGATCTTGGTGTCGAAGGAGATCAGGTGCTTGCTGCTGCGGACGTGGTTGGAGCCATTCTATGATGATTTTGGGTGGATGAGGAGGGCCTGCAAGGGGCTTGACCGCCACCTGATTGAGGATGGCCTCAGCAATACAATCCTCACACTGCCACTCTCTTGGCAGCAAGATATTTTACTCTCCTGGTTCGACCGGTTCTTGAATTCGGGCGAGGATTGCCCCAACATACAGCGGGCGTTTGAAGTGTGGTGGAGGAGGGCTTTTTGGAGGAGGAGCGGTGAAGCTGAACTGCCCCGGCAGCTTCGGATTGTTACCACTTGCGAGAATTCTTGA